GTGCACCAGAGGTTTGTCCATCCCGGTCCTCTCGTACTAAGGACAGCTCCCTTCAAATTTCCTACGCCCGCGACGGATAGGGACCGAACTGTCTCACGACGTTCTGAACCCAGCTCGCGTGCCGCTTTAATGGGCGAACAGCCCAACCCTTGGGACCTACTTCAGCCCCAGGATGCGACGAGCCGACATCGAGGTGCCAAACCTCCCCGTCGATGTGGACTCTTGGGGGAGATCAGCCTGTTATCCCCGAGGTAGCTTTTATCCGTTGAGCGATGGCCCTCCCACGAGGTACCACCGGATCACTAAGCCCGACTTTCGTCCCTGCTCCACTTGTAAGTGTCGCAGTCAGGCTCCCTTCTGCCTTTGCACTCTTCGCGCGATTTCCAACCGCGCTGAGGGAACCTTTGGGCGCCTCCGTTACTCTTTCGGAGGCGACCGCCCCAGTCAAACTGCCCACCTAACAATGTCCTGTGACCAGATTCATGGCCTCCAGTTAGAACCTCAGTACTGTCAGGGTGGTATCCCAAGGATGACTCCACACAGGCTGACGCCCATGTATCGTAGTCTCCCACCTATCCTGTACAGACAATACCGAAATTCAATGCTAAGCTACAGTAAAGCTCTACGGGGTCTTTCCGTCCAATCGCGGGTATCCAGCATCTTCACTGGAACTACAATTTCGCCGGATGTACTGTTGAGACAGTGCCCAAATCATTACGCCATTCGTGCGGGTCGGAACTTACCCGACAAGGAATTTCGCTACCTTAGGACCGTTATAGTTACGGCCGCCGTTTACTGGGGCTTAAGTTCATAGCCTCGCCAAGAGCAAGCTCTCAGCTAACTAATCCCCTTAACCTTCCAGCACCGGGCAGGCGTCAGCCCCTATACATCAGCTTTCGCTTTAGCAGAGACCTGTGTTTTTGCTAAACAGTTGCTTGGGCCTATTCTCTGCGACCTACTTACGTAGGCACCCCTTCTCCCGAAGTTACGGGGTCAATTTGCCGAGTTCCTTAACAGTAATTCTTCCGATGGTCTTAGGATTCTCTCCTCACCTACCTGTGTCGGTTTGCGGTACGGGCACCAATATCCTCGATAGAGACTTTTCTTGGCAGCGTGGAATCAGATACTTCAGCAATAAATTGCCTTCCCCATTACATCTCAGCGTTAAGAGCAAACGGATTTGCCTGCTTGCTCCGCCTAAATGCTTAGACACACATCCAATAGTGTGCACATCTTATCCTCCTGCGTCATCCCATTTCTAATAACGTCCATTGGTGGTATCGGAATATCAACCGATTGTCCATCACCTACGCCTTTCGGCCTCGGCTTAGGTCCCGACTAACCCTGAGAGGACGAGCCTTCCTCAGGAAACCTTAGGTTTTCGACCGTTAAGATTCTCACTTAACTCTCGCTACTCATGCCAACATTCTCACTTCTGTACCGTCCACCACTCCTTACGGTATGACTTCAGCCAGTACAGAAAGCTCCTCTACCGCTTACACAATTGTGTAAACCCATAGCTTCGGTGGTAAGTTTTAGCCCCGGACATCTTCGGCGCAGGATCTCTTGACTAGTGAGCTATTACGCACTCTTTGAATGAGTGGCTGCTTCTGAGCCAACATCCTAGTTGTCTTAGAAATCCCACATCCTTTTCCACTTAACTTACACTTTGGGACCTTAGCTGATGGTCTGGGCTGTTTCCCTTTTGACTACGGATCTTATCATTCGCAGTCTGACTGCCGAAATAAAAGTATATGGCATTCGGAGTTTGATAGGGTTCAGTAACTGTTGTCAGCCCCTAGCCCATTCAGTGCTCTACCTCCATTACTCAATTAATCGACGCTAGCCCTAAAGCTATTTCGAGGAGAACCAGCTATCTCCGAGTTCGATTGGAATTTCTCCGCTATCCACAGCTCATCCCATGGTTTTTCAACACCAACGTGGTTCGGACCTCCACGGAATTTTACTTCCGCTTCATCCTGGCCATGGATAGGTCACCCGGTTTCGGGTCTACGACATGCAACTAGAACGCCCTATTCAGACTCGGTTTCCCTTCGGCTCCGTACCTTAAGTACTTAACCTTGCTACATATCGTAACTCGTTGGCTCGTTCTACAAAAAGCACGCCGTCACACATAAAAAGTGCTTCGACCGGTTGTAGGCACACGGTTTCAGGTTCTATTTCACTCCCCTTCCGGGGTTCTTTTCACCTTTCCCTCACGGTACTTCTTCACTATCGGTCACTAGGTAGTATTTAGCCTTGGGAGGTGGTCCTCCCAGCTTCCCACAAGGTTTCACGTGTCTCGTGGTACTCTGGATTAGATCTGACTGTTCTTCCTTTTCATTTACAGGCCTATTACCTTCTGCGGAGCAGCTTTCCAGCTATCTTCAATTAAAGAATTGCAGTATTTATGATCTATCCTCAACCCCTAAGTCAAAGACTTAGGTTTGGGCTCTTTCCCTTTCGCTCGCCGCTACTTAGGAAATCGATATTTCTTTCTCTTCCTCCGGGTACTTAGATGTTTCAGTTCCCCGGGTGTACCTCTGCATACCTATTTATTCAGTATGCAGTACATAGTTGTTACTATGTGGGTTCCCCCATTCGGAAATCTTTGGATCACAGGCTATTTGCGCCTACCCAAAGCTTATCGCAGCTTAACGCGTCCTTCTTCGGCTCCTAGTGCCAAGGCATTCGCCATGCGCCCTTTGTAGCTTGACCTTTGATTCTGTCTATTTGCATAGACGGTTTTGTTACTTAATATTAATTTTGCGAAATCATAATAAATTAACCTATAACCACTCACGTGGATCTAAATCTTTTTAAAATAACTTTATACACTGTGCAATTTTCAAAGAACATTTTAAGAAAAACTATTAATTAATTAACTTCTAAAAGTTAATATAATTAGTCTCTCAAAATTAAACAGAGAAATAGGAACGAGTAATTACAATAGATATTTTGAAGAATAATTAAATTCTTCTATTGCATCGACCGAAGTCAATACATCTACTCCCTAGAAAGGAGGTGATCCAGCCGCAGGTTCTCCTACGGCTACCTTGTTACGACTTCACCCCAATCATCGATCCCACCTTCGGCCGCTGGCTCCTTACGGTTACCTCACGGACTTCGGGTGTTACCAACTCTCATGGTGTGACGGGCGGTGTGTACAAGGCCCGGGAACGTATTCACCGCGACATGCTGATTCGCGATTACTAGCAACTCCGGCTTCATGTAGGCGAGTTGCAGCCTACAATCCGAACTGGGATGAGTTTTTGAGTTTGGCTCCACCTTGCGGTCTTGCATCTCTTTGTACTCACCATTGTAGCACGTGTGTAGCCCTAGACATAAGGGGCATGATGATTTGACGTCATCCCCACCTTCCTCCCGGTTAACCCGGGCAGTCTCACTAGAGTGCTCAACTTAATGGTAGCAACTAATGATAAGGGTTGCGCTCGTTGCGGGACTTAACCCAACATCTCACGACACGAGCTGACGACAACCATGCACCACCTGTCACCTTGTCCCGAAGGACTTCACTCATCTCTGAGTTATGCAAGGGATGTCAAGTCTAGGTAAGGTTCTTCGCGTTGCTTCGAATTAAACCACATGCTCCGCTGCTTGTGCGGGCCCCCGTCAATTCCTTTGAGTTTTAATCTTGCGATCGTACTCCCCAGGCGGAATACTTAATGTGTTAACGGCGGCACCGAGGTTCGACCCCCGACACCTAGTATTCATCGTTTACGGCGTGGACTACCAGGGTATCTAATCCTGTTTGCTCCCCACGCTTTCATGCCTCAGCGTCAGTTACAGTCCAGTAAGTCGCCTTCGCCACTGGTGTTCTTCCTAATCTCTACGCATTTCACCGCTACACTAGGAATTCCACTTACCTCTCCTGCACTCTAGACACCCAGTTTCAAATGCAGCACCCAAGTTAAGCTCGGGTATTTCACATCTGACTTAAATGTCCGCCTACGCATCCTTTACGCCCAGTAAATCCGGACAACGCTTGCCACCTACGTATTACCGCGGCTGCTGGCACGTAGTTAGCCGTGGCTTCCTCCTCTGGTACCGTCATTATCGTCCCAGAAGACAGAACTTTACAACCCGAAGGCCTTCATCATTCACGCGGCGTTGCTGCGTCAGGGTTTCCCCCATTGCGCAATATTCCCCACTGCTGCCTCCCGTAGGAGTCTGGACCGTGTCTCAGTTCCAATGTGGCCGATCACCCTCTCAGGTCGGCTACGCATCGTTGCCTTGGTGGGCCTTTACCTCACCAACTAGCTAATGCGCCGCGGGTCCATCTCAAAGTGAAATTCCGAAAAATTCCTTTGATGTTAAGATCATGCGATCAAAACATATTATGCGGTATTAATCTCCCTTTCGGGAGGCTATTCCCCTCTTTGAGGCAGGTTACCCACGTGTTACTCACCCGTCCGCCGCTAATTGATCCCGAAGGATCGCATCGCTCGACTTGCATGTGTTAGGCACGCCGCCAGCGTTCGTCCTGAGCCAGGATCAAACTCTCAATTTAAAAGTTTACACTTTTTTAGTTGAAATAATTAATCTGCGCCAACTGTTAAGTTGGTCACCAACATTACGTTGGTACGCAAGCTCATTACATACTTTTTAGTCTTACGACTAAAATATTACTTTTACTAAAGTAATTGACTGGTTAAAATAAAATATTATTTCATTTCTTTACCTATTTCTCTGTTTAATTTTCAAAGACCAATTTGCTTTGTCATCATGTGACGACTTCTACAATTATATCTGTTATTACTTTGATTGTCAACATATATTTTCTATTTTCAAGATACTATTTAAAACTAAGAAAACTATGTAACCTTTAAACTTAAACCGTTGTTACTACTAATTCGTAACGACAAGATGTATTGTATCAAATTTATTCGATACTGTGTTTACAAAAATTCTACTTCTCCACAGATTATACTATTTTATTCTTTGTATATCTCTGTTTTTCTCCAAATTAAGCATTGGGATACACTAGGTTAGTTATTTACAAAGCAAAAAAAGTACTTATTTGAAATATATTCAAATAAGTACTTTAAAACTTTATTCTTCTATTTTATCAGTCGTATTATCTACTACATCTATATCCTGATTTTCATTAACAGAAGCTTCTTTAATGACATCTTTTGCAGAGTCTTCTTGTACAACTTCGGAATTCGTCTCTCCATCAGAAGATTCCTCATCCGTATCAATTACATCACTGCTATTAATTTTAGCAATAGCTACAATGTTATCTCCATCTCCGTTTTTCATTAAAGTAACTCCCATAGTATTCCTACTCGTAGTCGATATTCCAGCTACGTTTAATCTTATAACAATACCATTACTGTTTATAAGTATCATTTCGTCGCCGTCTTTTACTATTCTAGCCCCAACGAGTTTCCCTGTTTTGGCAGATACCTTATAAGTTATTACTCCCTTACCACCTCTATGCTGAAGTGAGTATTCAGAAACTAAGGTTCTCTTACCAAATCCATTTTCACTTATAACTAAAAGTTCTTCTTCAGGTGTAACTATATTCATAGAAACCACGATATCTTCTTCTCTTAAGGTTAATGACTTAACCCCAGTTGCAGTTCTACCCATACCTCTTACATCTTTTTCACTAAACCTTATAGAGTAACCATTTCTAGTAACAAATAGCATTTCGCTATCTCCATTAGTTATTGCAGCTCCAATTAGTTCATCATCTTCTCTTAAGTTTATTGCATTTAAACCATTCTTCCTAATAGCTGAATATTTATCTAATGATGTTTTCTTAATTAATCCATTTTTTGTTCCCATTACAAGATAATTATCCTGCGCAAACTCTTTAAGACATATAACTGCTTGAATCTTTTCGTCACTTGCGAGTGGTATAATATTTATTAAGTTTGTTCCTTTAGCGGTTCTTCCACCTTCTGGAATCTCATAAGCTTTTAACTTAAATGATTTTCCCTTATTTGTGAAGAATAAAATATTGTTATGAGTGGTAGTTATAAAGATATGTTCTACGAAATCATCTTCTTTTGTAGTAACACCCTGTATCCCTCTACCCCCTCTTTTTTGAGCGCTATAAGTATCAGCTGGAAGTCTCTTTATATATCCTGCATGAGTTAAAGTTATTACAATATCTTGCTCTTGTATTAAATCTTCCTCATCTAAGCTATATGGATTTTTTTCTATTGATGATCTTCTAGTATCACCATATTTATTTCTAACTTCTATTAATTCATCCCTAATTATGTTTAACAATACTAATTCATCCGCTAATATTCCTTTTAAGTAATTTACCGTTTTCATTAATTCGTTGTACTCATCTTCAATTTTACCTCTTTCAAGGCCTGTGAGTCTTCCAAGTCTCATTTCAACAATAGCTGTAGCTTGTTTTTCAGATAAATCAAATGAACTCATTAAACTTTCTTTAGCCTCACTAATGGTCTTTGATGCTCTTATTAAACGAATTACTTCGTCAATATGATCTAGCGCAATTTTTAAACCTTCTAAGATATGGGCTCTTGCTAGTGCTTTATCAAGATCAAATTGAGTTCTTCTTCTTATTACATCTTTTTGATGTTCTAAATAGTAAACTAAAATTTGTTTTAGATTTAAAGTTTGAGGTTCATTATTTACAAGAGCTATCATTATAACTCCAAAAGTATCTTGCATCCTAGTATGTTTAAATAACCTATTTAATACTATATTAGGATTTGCATCTCTTTTAAGTTCTATAACAATTCGCATACCTTCTCTATCTGATTCATCTCTTAAATCTGATATTCCATCTATTTTTTTATCTTTTACTAAGTCTGCAATACCTTCTATAAGTTTTGCTTTATTAACTTGGTAAGGCAACTCTGTTACTATTATTGTATTTCTACCTTTATTTTCTTCAATGTCTGTTTTAGCCCTTACAAGTATCCTTCCTCTTCCTGTTTCATAAGCACTTTTTATTCCTGCTCGTCCGAGTATTATTCCACCTGTAGGAAAATCTGGTCCTTTTATTTTTGTCATTAAATCATTTATAGTGACTTCTGAATCTTCAATAACCATAAGTACTCCATCTATAACTTCTATTAAATTATGTGGAGGTATATTGGTTGCCATTCCTACTGCAATTCCTGTTGATCCATTAACTAAAAGATTCGGAAATCTTGAAGGAAGTACTGATGGTTCTTTTTCTTCTCCATCAAAGTTAGGAACAAAATCTACTGTATCTTTATTAATATCGCGAAGCATCTGAGTTGTAATTTTGCTCATTTTAGCTTCTGTATATCTCATTGCAGCTGCTCCATCACCATCTACAGAACCGAAATTGCCATGACCCTCAACTAAAGTACATCTTTGTGAAAAGTCTTGAGCCATTCTAACGAGTGCTCCATATACCGCAGTATCACCATGTGGATGATACTTACCTAAAACATCTCCTACAATCCTTGCACACTTTCTAAATCCCTTCTCTGGTGTTAATCCTAGTTCATGCATAGAAAATAATATTCTTCTATGAACAGGTTTAAGTCCATCACGTACATCTGGAAGAGCACGACTTACAATAACACTCATAGCGTAATCTATATAAGATTTTTTCATTTCATACCTTATATCAATAGGTTTAATTTTTCCCTGATTATTAATCATGTTACACCTCTTTAAACAAAATATTTTAATGCCAAACTATATATCTAAGTTAAGCACACCTTTAGCATTCTCCTGTATAAACTCACGACGTGGCTCTACTTTATCACCCATGAGAATAGTGAATATTTCATCTGCTGCCATTGCATCCTCAACATGTACTTGAAGCAGAGTTCTTTCCTCAGGGTTCATTGTTGTATCCCAAAGCTGTTCTGGATTCATTTCCCCAAGACCTTTGTATCTTTGTATATCAGTGTTACTATCTTTTCCACCAAATTCAACAAGTGTCGCTTCAAGCTCTTTTTCGGTATATACATAATGCTCTTTCTTACCTTTAGTAACCTTAAATAATGGAGGTTGAGCTACATATACGTGTCCTCCCTCTACTAATTCTTTCATGTATCTGTAGAAGAATGTTAATAATAAGGTCCTAATATGTGCTCCATCTACATCTGCATCTGTCATAATAATAATACGATCATATCTTATTTTCGTTACATCAAAATCTTTACCTATACCAGCACCAAAAGCAGTTATCATAGCTCTAATTTCAAGTGAAGCAAGCATTTTATCAATTCTTTGTTTTTCAACATTCATTATTTTTCCCTTTAGAGGAAGTATTGCTTGGAATTTTCTATCGCGACCTTGTTTCGCTGAACCACCAGCTGAATCACCCTCGACCAAATATATTTCACATTCCATAGGATCTTTTGAGGCACAGTCTGATAATTTTCCTGGAAGCGTAGTACTTTCTAAGATTGATTTACGTCTTGTAAATTCTCTTGCTTTTTTTGCAGCTTCCCTTGCCCTTGCTGCATTTAATCCTTTATCTATTATACTTTTACCAAGTTGAGGATCTTCTTCTAGAACATTACTGATTGCCTCGCCAACTATACTGTCAACTATACCCCTTACTTCACTATTTCCAAGTTTAGTTTTTGTTTGACCTTCAAATTGAGGATCTGTAAGCTTTATAGATATAACCGCTGTAAGACCTTCACGAACATCTTCTCCTGATAAATTCTTATCATTATCTTTCAAAAATCCAAATTTTTTAGCATAATCATTTACTACTCTTGTTAATGCAGTCTTGAATCCAACTAGGTGTGTTCCACCTTCTACGGTATCTATATTATTAGCAAAAGAAAATATGTTTTCTGTGTATGTATCGTTATACTGAAGTGCTATTTCAACAACATAATCATCTTTGCTTCCTTCCATGTATATAGTCTCATGAATTGTTCCTTTATTTCTGTTTAAATAATCTACAAAGGATTTTATTCCACCCTCATACAGAAATTCGTGATTCTTACCATCTCGCTCATCCGTTAGAGTTATTCTTAATCCTTTATTTAAAAAAGCTAATTCTCTTAATCTTTGTGATAGTGTTTCGAAATCAAAATCAATTTCTTCAAATATTTCTGGATCTGGAGTAAAAAAGACCTTTGTTCCATGTTCAGTAGTTGTTCCTATATCTACAAGTGTGCTTGTAGTTTTTCCTTTAGCGAACGTTTGTTTCCATATATGTCCATCTTTTCTAACTTCTACTTCACAAACAACAGACAATGCATTAACTACAGATGATCCAACACCATGAAGACCACCTGATACTTTATATGCTCCACCGCCAAACTTTCCACCTGCATGAAGCACCGTCATTATAACTTCTACAGTAGGAATTTTCATTTTATGATGTATTCCTACTGGCATTCCACGACCATCATCTATAACAGTTATAGAATTATCTTGGTGTATGATTACATTAATATTTTTACAAAATCCTGCTAATGCCTCATCTATACTATTATCTACAATTTCATAAACAAGGTGATGAAGACCACGGATACTAGTGCTTCCTATATACATACCGGGTCTTTTCCTTACAGCTTCTAGTCCTTCAAGTACTTGTATTTGACTCTCGTCATAAACATTATTTATTTCCATGTATATCCTCCTAAATTACTCTAAAGCTCATAATATACAGTTTCTGTTCTCTTGCATAAAGTTTGCGATGATATTGGTGATAGATATATTTTACTTTTTTTATCCACCTCAGCAATTACAAAAGATTTTGCAGTATTCTTTGTTATCCTCTCTACAAAACCATCTTCTTCAGCCATTCTTAAAAATTGGATAGTGTCTGAGCTATACATAGTAGTTTCCATATCAAATATCCCTATAATATCTTTTATGGGTACTACTACATTTTCTCCTAAATGTAAAAACATAACATATCCTCCTCCGTAATTAATTGTATTATTTGAATCTATGTAATTTCTTTTACTCCACCTGACATAACTTCAAATATCTTACTTTCAGGATTTAAATATTTTCTTATATTATTAACTCCAGTACATGTAATTAACGTTTGAACTTCTTTTATAGAATTTAATATATATTCTTGCCTTTTTGTATCTAATTCAGACAAAACATCATCAAGTAACAATACTGGGTATTCTCCAGTAAGTTCTTTTATTATTTCAAGAGCTCCAAACTTAATGGTTAAAACCGAAGTTCTTTGCTGGCCTTGAGATCCAAATATTCTAGCATCAATGCCATTTAGCTGTATAGAAAAATCATCTCTATGTGGTCCTACTGATGTAGTTCTAGTTTCTATATCTCTCCTTCTATTTTTACATAAAAGCAAATAAAAGCTCTCTTGTATATTATCTAACTCCTTAATTTGAGTTAAATATTTAATTTCAATTACCTCACTTTTAGATGTTATATTGCTATGTATTGTTTTTGATAATATATTTAATTTTTCTATATAAGCAATTCTATCTTTTATTATTACTGCACCAAATTCACTAAGTTGTCTATCATATACATCTATAATGTCAATATTTGTATTCCATTTTTTTATAGCTAAATTTCTCTCATTCAAAATTTTTTTATATTGAGATAAATTATAATAATACCTACGGCTTAGCTTGCATAGTTCAATATCTAAAAATTTACGTCTGTATGATGGTGATTCTTTAACTATATTTAAATCTTCAGGAGAAAACATAATCACGTTAAAACTACCCACGAGCTCAGATAATTTTTGAACTTTTATAGAATTTATATTAACGCCTTTTTTACCTTCTTTAAAAATTTTTATTTCTATTTTTTTATCGAGTCTTGTTTTACATACATAAAGTTTTATATACGCTTCCGTACCATTCCAGTTTATTAATTCCTTATCTCTATTAGTTCTGTGAGATTTAGCTAAACTACAATAATAAATTGCCTCTAAAATATTTGTTTTACCTTGAGCATTATCTCCTACAAATACATTAGTGCCTTTATTTAATTCTATAACTAATTCAGTATAATTTCTAAAATCCTTGAGTTGTAAATATTTTACATGCATATAATCACCTATTAAGATTATAACATATATATATAATTTTATTATTTTATATGTATAAATAAATTCTTATGTTTTTTTTTATTTTAAGCATAAATTGTGCACCGAATATTATTTTATAATTTTTCGGTGCACTTTTTTATAAGTAAAAACTTTCCTTCTGAGATTTCTTTAAATTATTTTGTAAGACTCATTGTTAAATTCAATTATATCACCTTTAACTAATTTTTTACCCCTTTGAGTTTCTACAACACCATTAAGTTTAACTTCTTCATTTTTTATATAAAATTTCGCTTCAGAGCCTTGCGATGCTATTCCAGCCCATTTTAGAAAAGCATCTAATTTAATTATACCTGTATCTACTTGTATTTCATTCATTTTAAAACCGCCTTTTTATTAAATTATTTTTTATATATACTTTTTAGTTGTTTGTTGCTCTTATTCTTACTGGTAGTACCATGTATGTGCAATTATCCTTTTCTTTATTTCTTACAACGCAAGGATTAACTCCACTAGAAAATTCCATAACAATTTCTTCCTCATCCATTATTTTAAGCAGTTCGATTAGATATTTTGAGTTAAATGCAATTTGAAGAGGCTCACCTTGCAAAATTATATTTATTTCCTCTCTTGCCTTTCCCAATTGAGAATTGGATGTAATTATCATGTTATCTTCTTCTATATTAAATTTAACTAAATTGGTATTTCCCTCTTTAGCCATTAGAGAAGCTCTTTCTATACAATTTAGTAATTCGGACCTTTTAGCTGTGATTTTTAGATTATATTCTTCTGGTATTATTGAGCTATATTTTATAAATTCACCTTCTAGTAACCTTGATATAACCTTAGTTTTCCCAAGATTAAACAAAATATGATTTGGTGTGAATGTTATATTTACTACTTCATCTGTTTCTTCTAGTATTTTTGATACTTCACTTAATGTTTTACCTGGAATTACAGCACTTATACTAGAATCATTATCCACTGGTTCACTTCTAAAGGCAACTCTATATCCATCCAATGCTACTAAATTCAGTTTTTTATTTTTTATTTCAAACAAAACGCCTGTAAGAATGGGTCTAGTTTCATCTTGAGCAACTGCAAATATAGTTCCCTTCATCATATTTCTCAATAATTTTTGAGATATAGAAAAAACCATATTTTCAATTATATCAGGCAAACTAGGATAATCTTCACTATCCATATGTATTATAGTTGCATAAGATTTTTGACAAACTATTTTAATAGAATTGTTTTCATCGGAACTTATTTCCACTGCACTATTAGGTAACTTTCTTATAATTTCACCAAAAAGTTTAGAATCTAAAACAACACTACCATCCTCCATAACGTCTGCAGTAATTTTAGCCTCAATACTCAAATCAATATCAGATCCTATAAGGGTTAATTCACCGTTTCTAGCATCTAGTAATATTCCTTGTAATACAGGCATTGTTGATTTTCCAGTAATTGCTTTTTGAACATTTGAGATTGCTTCTTGTAACATTGATTTTTCACATATAAACTTCATAAAAAAAGGACCTCCTTATCCACATGGGAAATTGATTAAAGATAGGTAAGATAATAATAATTTATAGTAGTAATAGTAGTAGGGGCTGTTGATATGTTAAGAACCTATTGCAGGCTTTACTACGCAACAAAGCTTGCTAAAACTAATTGTGGATAAGTATGCAAAAAAAAATCACAGTTATCCACAATATCAACAGTCAGGTTTTATGTATTATTTTATGCACAGGAATATATATAAATAGTATTAACAATTGTTAGTAACGTCATTATATTATTTTTGACTTATCTTTTTAGTTAATTCTGCTATATTATCTTGTAGATTCTCATCAACCTTAAGACCATTTGATATTTTCTCGCATGCATGGATTACAGTTGTATGATCACGACCTCCAAATTCTTCACCTATCTTAGGTAAGGACATATCTGTAAGCTTTCTACATAGATACATTGCAATTTGCCTTGGAAATGTTATGTTTCTAGTTCGCCTTGAAGATTTAAAATCCTCAATTTTTAGATTAAAATAACTTGAGACGATATCTTGTATCAGTTCAATAGTTACTTGTTTTGAATTTCTGCTAGAAATAATATCCTTAAGAGCTTCTGACGCCAAATCTATTCCAATCTCTTTATTAGTTAGTGAAGAGAAGGCTACTATTCGAATAAGTGCACCTTCTAATTCTCTTATATTGGACTTTATTTTGGTTGCAATATAAACCAGTACCTCATTTGGTATGTCTAAGTTTTCTACATCTGCTTTTTTCTTCAAGATAGCAATTCTAGTCTCAAAATCTGGTGGTTGTATATCTGCTATAAGTCCCCATTCAAATCGTGATCTCAATCTATCTTCTAGAGTAGGAATCTCTTTTGGAGGTCTATCACTAGATAAAATAATTTGTTTATTTGCTTCATGAAGATCGTTGAATGTGTGAAAAAACTCTTCTTGTGTACGTTCTTTACCTGCGATAAATTGAATATCATCAATCAAAAGTACGTCTACATTCCTATATTTGTTTCTAAATTCTACATTTTTGTCATCTTTAATAGAATTTATAAGTTCGTTTGTAAATTTTTCAGAAGAAACATAAACAACCTTAGACTTTGGATTATTTGCTAATATATAATGACCAATAGCATGCATTAAATGCGTTTTTCCAAGTCCAACACCACCATAAATAAATAATGGATTATATGCTTTAGCCGGTGATTCAGCTACAGCAAGAGATGCAGCATGAGCGAATCGATTACTATTACCAATGACAAAAGAATCAAAGGTGTATTTGGGGTTTAGTGTCGCGGACATTTC
This window of the Clostridium estertheticum genome carries:
- the gyrB gene encoding DNA topoisomerase (ATP-hydrolyzing) subunit B produces the protein MEINNVYDESQIQVLEGLEAVRKRPGMYIGSTSIRGLHHLVYEIVDNSIDEALAGFCKNINVIIHQDNSITVIDDGRGMPVGIHHKMKIPTVEVIMTVLHAGGKFGGGAYKVSGGLHGVGSSVVNALSVVCEVEVRKDGHIWKQTFAKGKTTSTLVDIGTTTEHGTKVFFTPDPEIFEEIDFDFETLSQRLRELAFLNKGLRITLTDERDGKNHEFLYEGGIKSFVDYLNRNKGTIHETIYMEGSKDDYVVEIALQYNDTYTENIFSFANNIDTVEGGTHLVGFKTALTRVVNDYAKKFGFLKDNDKNLSGEDVREGLTAVISIKLTDPQFEGQTKTKLGNSEVRGIVDSIVGEAISNVLEEDPQLGKSIIDKGLNAARAREAAKKAREFTRRKSILESTTLPGKLSDCASKDPMECEIYLVEGDSAGGSAKQGRDRKFQAILPLKGKIMNVEKQRIDKMLASLEIRAMITAFGAGIGKDFDVTKIRYDRIIIMTDADVDGAHIRTLLLTFFYRYMKELVEGGHVYVAQPPLFKVTKGKKEHYVYTEKELEATLVEFGGKDSNTDIQRYKGLGEMNPEQLWDTTMNPEERTLLQVHVEDAMAADEIFTILMGDKVEPRREFIQENAKGVLNLDI
- the gyrA gene encoding DNA gyrase subunit A, with the protein product MINNQGKIKPIDIRYEMKKSYIDYAMSVIVSRALPDVRDGLKPVHRRILFSMHELGLTPEKGFRKCARIVGDVLGKYHPHGDTAVYGALVRMAQDFSQRCTLVEGHGNFGSVDGDGAAAMRYTEAKMSKITTQMLRDINKDTVDFVPNFDGEEKEPSVLPSRFPNLLVNGSTGIAVGMATNIPPHNLIEVIDGVLMVIEDSEVTINDLMTKIKGPDFPTGGIILGRAGIKSAYETGRGRILVRAKTDIEENKGRNTIIVTELPYQVNKAKLIEGIADLVKDKKIDGISDLRDESDREGMRIVIELKRDANPNIVLNRLFKHTRMQDTFGVIMIALVNNEPQTLNLKQILVYYLEHQKDVIRRRTQFDLDKALARAHILEGLKIALDHIDEVIRLIRASKTISEAKESLMSSFDLSEKQATAIVEMRLGRLTGLERGKIEDEYNELMKTVNYLKGILADELVLLNIIRDELIEVRNKYGDTRRSSIEKNPYSLDEEDLIQEQDIVITLTHAGYIKRLPADTYSAQKRGGRGIQGVTTKEDDFVEHIFITTTHNNILFFTNKGKSFKLKAYEIPEGGRTAKGTNLINIIPLASDEKIQAVICLKEFAQDNYLVMGTKNGLIKKTSLDKYSAIRKNGLNAINLREDDELIGAAITNGDSEMLFVTRNGYSIRFSEKDVRGMGRTATGVKSLTLREEDIVVSMNIVTPEEELLVISENGFGKRTLVSEYSLQHRGGKGVITYKVSAKTGKLVGARIVKDGDEMILINSNGIVIRLNVAGISTTSRNTMGVTLMKNGDGDNIVAIAKINSSDVIDTDEESSDGETNSEVVQEDSAKDVIKEASVNENQDIDVVDNTTDKIEE
- the remB gene encoding extracellular matrix regulator RemB; translation: MFLHLGENVVVPIKDIIGIFDMETTMYSSDTIQFLRMAEEDGFVERITKNTAKSFVIAEVDKKSKIYLSPISSQTLCKRTETVYYEL